The Streptomyces achromogenes genome window below encodes:
- the pcaG gene encoding protocatechuate 3,4-dioxygenase subunit alpha — MTKIDTSRPESVLPTPSHTVGPFYGHALPFPGGGDIAPAGHPDTLALQGHVYDGAGNPLPDAFLELWGADPEGNVARVDGSMRRDPASGGFLGRNGVEFTGWGRIQTDANGHWSARTLRPGARGRSAPYLSVCVFARGLLVHLYTRIYLPGDEAALAADPLLRRVDPARRDTLIATDGPLGTYRFDIRLQGEGETVFLEFQ; from the coding sequence ATGACGAAGATCGACACGAGCCGTCCGGAGAGCGTGCTCCCCACGCCGTCGCACACGGTCGGCCCCTTCTACGGCCACGCGCTGCCGTTCCCCGGCGGCGGCGACATCGCCCCGGCCGGCCACCCGGACACCCTCGCGCTGCAGGGCCATGTGTACGACGGTGCGGGCAACCCGCTGCCGGACGCGTTCCTGGAGCTGTGGGGCGCGGACCCCGAGGGCAACGTCGCGCGGGTCGACGGCTCGATGCGGCGCGACCCGGCGAGCGGCGGATTCCTCGGCCGCAACGGCGTGGAGTTCACCGGGTGGGGACGGATCCAGACGGACGCGAACGGCCACTGGTCGGCGCGTACGCTGCGGCCCGGCGCGCGCGGGCGGAGCGCCCCGTACCTGAGTGTCTGCGTGTTCGCGCGCGGCCTGCTCGTCCACCTCTACACCCGGATCTACCTGCCCGGCGACGAGGCAGCGCTGGCCGCCGACCCGCTGCTGCGGCGGGTGGACCCGGCGCGGCGCGACACACTGATCGCCACCGACGGCCCGCTCGGCACCTACCGTTTCGACATCCGCCTTCAGGGCGAAGGCGAGACGGTCTTCCTGGAGTTCCAGTGA